From a single bacterium genomic region:
- the panC gene encoding pantoate--beta-alanine ligase: MNVIKSFSDLQNAIEEIKNNKQSLGFVPTMGALHAGHLSLVEASKERCQQTAVSVFVNPMQFGPNEDLKQYPRPLEKDLAMCEQAGVDLVFVPSVEMMYPKNFSFKIMESFFSSHLCGAYRKGYFDGICTVVMKLLHLIPCDQLFMGLKDVEQVKVIEEMIKAFHLPVEMVACPTIREKNGLAMSSRNQYLSDQQREIARHLYQALCLIKETSQSGERVVQTLLGQAENYLQAYPEIKLQYLKILHWDDFLPPEKIEKKFVVALAAFVGSTRLIDNLIIDL; this comes from the coding sequence ATGAATGTTATTAAAAGTTTTTCAGATCTTCAAAATGCGATTGAAGAGATAAAAAACAACAAGCAAAGTTTGGGTTTTGTGCCCACCATGGGAGCGCTGCATGCTGGGCATCTTTCTCTGGTTGAAGCCAGTAAAGAAAGATGTCAACAGACGGCAGTGAGTGTTTTTGTGAACCCTATGCAGTTTGGTCCCAATGAAGATTTAAAGCAATACCCACGGCCTTTAGAAAAAGATTTAGCCATGTGTGAGCAGGCGGGGGTGGACTTGGTTTTTGTCCCCAGTGTAGAAATGATGTACCCCAAAAATTTTTCATTTAAAATTATGGAAAGTTTTTTTTCATCGCATTTGTGTGGTGCGTATCGCAAAGGTTATTTTGACGGTATTTGTACAGTGGTAATGAAATTGTTGCATTTGATCCCCTGTGACCAACTGTTTATGGGCTTAAAGGATGTTGAGCAAGTCAAAGTTATTGAAGAAATGATCAAAGCTTTTCATTTGCCGGTAGAAATGGTGGCCTGTCCAACCATACGCGAGAAAAACGGTCTGGCCATGAGTTCACGCAATCAATACTTATCAGATCAGCAAAGAGAAATTGCCAGGCATTTGTACCAAGCTTTATGCCTGATTAAAGAAACAAGCCAGTCTGGTGAACGGGTAGTTCAAACCTTACTTGGGCAAGCGGAAAATTATTTACAAGCCTATCCAGAAATCAAGTTACAGTATTTAAAAATTTTGCATTGGGATGATTTTTTGCCCCCAGAAAAAATAGAGAAAAAATTTGTGGTAGCCTTGGCAGCTTTTGTCGGTTCTACACGCTTAATTGATAACCTAATCATTGATCTTTGA